One Saccharomycodes ludwigii strain NBRC 1722 chromosome VI, whole genome shotgun sequence DNA segment encodes these proteins:
- the TFG1 gene encoding transcription factor IIF subunit TFG1 (similar to Saccharomyces cerevisiae YGR186W | TFG1 | Transcription Factor G): MMSQQTTSTTNGKKTENIKKNSVSPFRASTASPFIKREQLRRGFFKARMKKLATTKSIGVKKEDPDLAAAKLLKKEDGLTVDGLVQHPSAKKKKAITTDANQFEEFPLRAVDASALNSVKTHIMKFQSKKKLEPVKDFHLPVRLHRKDTRNLQFQLTRAEIVQRQKEITEYKQKLLEEKGSKSIPTKYFNSNYTNKNNNDYKNKYNNNDNNNNNNNNNNNKNMGPPKLFNGTSVTNNNNNDNDNNTSKSTDHQNNTPDIGHGKNKDKDTPDTEHQHNPEEVGKVLYDGKEEPEEFEEGTTDPLADVAPDGGARVVKRGWPKRRTRKLKLLDENAKKLRFEEFYPWVLEDFDGYNTWVGSYEAGNSDQYVLLSVETDGSFTMIPADKVYRFTARNKYATLTIEEAEKRIDKNKTSVPRWLMKHLDDIGTTTTRYDRTMRKLRAVDRRTEEDGEDRGDNSDNELDFDEEFQDDEEAPIIDNNEEENKESEQRIKKEMLQANAMGLRDDNVELDDDNDDGELFGGKVKKEIDEEGKEVKKALKKTDLGALYDSDDDEANPYLSKSEDEDEEHEGDDNKDKSKSPAVKKESTDKDNAAVTDSNNSNNNKSETKKVKNKSPQKGKTKKSKKPIIAVKKSKNGVIVIKGDKTVLDKFPSGEWNPEIANKRKLEDILSNKDDKSPSKKRIKKPLENGIPGNTSMKPGMSQDSKISNVNTKGIVSSISGGNNVTGNNDNSNNSNNSNKEVSVSNNLLTEQDIIERVTSRKMTLKDLIRDLKKKVSMHPENKERMKNYVKRLVKLNNGYLELNTQHVNS, translated from the coding sequence atgatGAGCCAACAAACTACTTCCACCAcaaatggtaaaaaaaccgaaaatattaaaaaaaattcagtGTCACCATTTAGAGCATCTACTGCCTCGCCCTTTATTAAGAGAGAACAATTGAGACGTGGGTTTTTTAAGGCTAGGATGAAAAAATTGGCCACTACTAAATCAATTGGTGTTAAGAAAGAAGACCCAGATCTAGCAGCTGCTaagttattgaaaaaggaaGATGGCCTTACTGTCGATGGTTTAGTACAACATCCTTCggcaaagaaaaaaaaagctattACCACTGATGCGAATCAATTTGAAGAATTTCCGTTACGGGCTGTTGATGCATCAGCTCTAAATAGTGTTAAGACACATATTATGAAGTTTCAAagtaagaaaaaattagagCCTGTAAAAGATTTCCATTTACCAGTACGTTTACATCGTAAAGATACTAGAAATTTGCAATTTCAATTAACAAGGGCAGAGATTGTTCAAAGGCAAAAGGAAATTACAGagtataaacaaaaattactGGAAGAAAAGGGGTCTAAAAGTATTCcaacaaaatatttcaatagTAATTacacaaataaaaataataatgattataaaaacaaatataacaataatgataataataataataataataataataataataataaaaatatgggACCACCAAAATTATTCAACGGAACTTCtgttactaataataacaacaatgataatgataataatactagtaAATCTACTGATCACCAGAACAACACACCCGATATTGGTCATGGGAAGAACAAAGATAAAGACACACCTGATACTGAACATCAACACAATCCTGAAGAAGTAGGTAAAGTTTTATATGATGGTAAAGAAGAACCAGAAGAGTTTGAAGAGGGTACAACAGATCCACTAGCAGATGTGGCACCTGATGGTGGAGCAAGGGTGGTTAAAAGGGGCTGGCCAAAGAGAAGAActagaaaattaaaattattagatgAAAATGCTAAAAAATTGAGATTTGAAGAATTTTATCCATGGGTTTTGGAAGATTTTGATGGTTATAATACTTGGGTTGGCTCTTATGAGGCTGGTAATTCAGATCAATATGTCTTGTTAAGTGTTGAAACCGATGGTAGTTTCACCATGATCCCAGCAGATAAAGTTTATAGATTTACCGCAAGGAATAAGTATGCCACATTGACCATTGAAGAAgctgaaaaaagaattgacAAGAACAAGACCTCGGTGCCACGTTGGTTAATGAAACATTTGGATGATATtggtactactactactagaTATGACAGAACAATGAGAAAGTTGAGAGCTGTTGATAGAAGAACCGAAGAGGATGGCGAAGATAGAGGAGATAATTCTGATAATGAGTTGGATTTTGATGAAGAATTCcaagatgatgaagaggCACCAATCATAGATAAcaatgaagaagaaaataaagaatccgaacaaagaattaaaaaagaaatgttaCAGGCTAATGCTATGGGGTTGCGTGATGATAATGTTGAGCTTGATGACGATAATGATGACGGGGAATTGTTTGGTGGTAAAgttaaaaaggaaattgaTGAGGAGGGTAAAGAAGTCAAGAAAGCTTTGAAGAAAACTGATTTGGGTGCTTTGTATGATTccgatgatgatgaagcaAATCCGTATTTATCTAAAagtgaagatgaagatgaggAACATGAAGGagatgataataaagataaatctAAGTCACCTGCTGTGAAGAAGGAATCGACTGATAAAGACAATGCTGCTGTTACAGATAGCAacaacagtaataataataaaagtgaaaccaaaaaagttaaaaataaatcaccTCAAAAGGGTAAGACGaagaaaagtaaaaagCCAATCATTGCTGTTAAAAAGTCCAAGAACggtgttattgttattaaaggGGATAAAACGGTTTTGGACAAATTTCCTAGTGGCGAATGGAATCCAGAAATTGCTAATAAACGTAAATTGGAGGATATACTATCAAATAAGGATGATAAATCACCAAGTAAAAAGAGAATTAAAAAGCCACTAGAAAATGGTATCCCAGGTAACACATCAATGAAACCAGGCATGTCACAAGATTCAAAGATATCAAATGTAAATACTAAAGGCATAGTTTCTAGCATTAGTGGTGGTAATAATGTCACTGGTAATAAcgataatagtaataatagtaataatagcaataaagAAGTTTCTGTTTCGAATAATTTGTTGACGGAACaagatattattgaaaGGGTTACCTCTAGAAAAATGACATTAAAGGATTTAATTAGagatttaaagaaaaaagtttctaTGCATCCTGAAAATAAGGAAAGAATGAAGAATTATGTCAAACGTTTAGTTAAACTGAATAATGGATATTTGGAATTAAACACCCAACATGTCAATTCATAA
- the TYS1 gene encoding tyrosine--tRNA ligase TYS1 (similar to Saccharomyces cerevisiae YGR185C | TYS1 | TYrosyl-tRNA Synthetase) — protein sequence MTETVVTPTVDPAEALQLIKKNLQEVLNEQIIKNVLEVEKRPLKLYWGTAPTGKPHCGYFVPMIKLADFLRAGCEVTVLIADLHAFLDNMKAPLDVVGYRAKYYEFVVKSILKSINVSIEKLHFVVGSSYQLTPEYTLDIFKLANTVSQNDAKRAGADVVKQVANPLLSGLIYPLMQALDEEYLKVDAQFGGVDQRKIFVLAEENLQNVGYKKRAHLMNPMVPGLNQGGKMSASDPNSKIDILEEPKQVKKKINSAYCAPGVVEDNGLIAFIKNVIEPIQELKKGTNSFEFFIDRPEKFGGPITYHSVNDIIEDFKTEKLAPADLKSGVADAINVLLAPIREEFAKNKEFQEAQEKGYPTVVQQKTKKAKKPKNKGSRYPVSTASKKDIEKQPTVDQTAEKLHETSLKE from the coding sequence ATGACAGAAACAGTAGTTACTCCTACCGTTGACCCAGCTGAAGCACTAcagttaataaaaaaaaatttacaagaAGTTTTAAATGAACAAATCATCAAAAATGTTTTGGAAGTTGAAAAAAGGCCATTAAAGTTATACTGGGGTACAGCTCCCACTGGTAAACCACACTGCGGTTATTTTGTTCCAATGATCAAGCTAGCTGATTTCTTGAGAGCTGGGTGTGAAGTCACCGTCTTAATAGCAGATTTGCACGCTTTCTTAGATAATATGAAAGCCCCATTGGATGTTGTTGGCTACAGAGCAAAATATTACGAATTTGTTGTCAAATCCATTTTAAAATCTATCAACGTTTCTATTGAAAAGTTGCACTTTGTAGTTGGTTCTTCTTACCAATTAACTCCAGAGTACACTTTggatatatttaaattagcTAATACTGTCTCTCAAAACGATGCAAAAAGAGCAGGTGCAGATGTTGTTAAACAAGTTGCCAACCCATTATTAAGTGGTTTGATTTATCCACTAATGCAAGCCTTGGATgaagaatatttaaaagttgatGCTCAATTTGGTGGGGTTgatcaaagaaaaatttttgtattagCTGAAGAAAATTTGCAAAACGTAggctataaaaaaagagccCATCTTATGAATCCGATGGTTCCAGGTTTGAATCAAGGCGGTAAAATGAGCGCTTCGGATccaaattcaaaaattgaTATCTTAGAAGAACCAAAAcaggttaaaaaaaagattaatagCGCATACTGTGCACCAGGCGTTGTTGAAGACAATGGACTAATTgcctttattaaaaatgttattgaaCCTATCCAAGAGTTGAAAAAGGGTACCAATTCTTTCGAATTCTTCATTGATAGACCAGAAAAATTCGGTGGTCCAATCACTTACCATTCTGTAAATGATATAATTGAGGATTTTAAAACTGAAAAGTTAGCTCCAGCCGACTTAAAATCCGGTGTTGCTGATGCTATAAATGTCTTATTAGCTCCAATTCGTGAAGAATTTgccaaaaacaaagaattCCAAGAAGCCCAAGAAAAAGGTTACCCAACTGTTGTCCAAcaaaaaacgaaaaaagcTAAAAAGCCAAAGAACAAGGGTTCTCGTTACCCAGTTTCTACTGCATCAAAGAAGGATATAGAAAAACAACCAACTGTTGACCAAACAGCTGAAAAATTACACGAAACTTCATTAAAAGAGTAA
- the UBR2 gene encoding putative ubiquitin-protein ligase UBR2 (similar to Saccharomyces cerevisiae YLR024C | UBR2 | cytoplasmic ubiquitin-protein ligase (E3)), with protein sequence MNKQKKFNFNSGKKNIEHKEQEKQNDIGNNSTTESTEKVYIEELSSFLILFPRLCNFNFNNIAKTILWQCLLDIFFLHSPNDNSQSASCNIQIFDKYLSFFKTKNWKHQSYNKVHLKDYWRDKFVEKYIHNSSNNDTVKNCELEHWHPYDSMCNKKLFATETVYYCLDCSRSPLYEICEECFDFEYHNNHRYIARTLGKSESRVCHCGSHDDFIDTKIGKHCKMLSFADNSVEIFDLDVLERQFECIFNYILDVLLQSDTSNYSQLNKYFMMSANVINIYKQTDANGVKNLERLANEHCLILEDSCCNSSQYTLANELSSILDKPIEYCLSLVDEFLRNKSFQVIAQTFDLSFLEQIQAKLKDKSIPSKIITVEQVVQYEIAQELIAFVYILLIKCNYSMNLKIAVRKCLLNDWESSLYAFKNMDIRASTLSSCDLDFMSSITQKCSVIEIPIIKNFFFSDPNFYFDTNNLWQYDTSCDLKINEEQKKQIFDYFIHNTKKNFLSKPSKYQYFLDCSSSLLTNFNKLKLIKILESAYSISGDDFNIYAASQYLDLYPKLIYQYFISDQASYKASILTSMSQYIFQNPKVTNLLVHTPFFSRMIKLSFFLINYSSDFFQIIDQDFIPCTIEFKLPSSDKLQSRKIISFYKDIYLAFSSNTNPKSVFSNQELMDTIFCCARAFKSIVPLKREELQHVEYESFDFQPFFQFFNPLIVMIDSYIRSICLWTDDLDERAKIINTLLEKAVNEELKDVLSDRGVSGSGDTYLENSTCSYDGDYAVSDVNFQLNMNNFKLKTLQVSNEIYKIIDFKVGVDIQSFIHPFSYIIKFILQWSCSGRYEKLPDDFRKKLMGKIFELNKETLFCNPTNMLLLCEHPISTLAMISQIRSGFWIRNGAPIVLQMKKYTKDNLKEYTYYSDLFITQLGMCYCLPNEFMCLMIDRFNLRSWFMGIPLDDYPDRETTVKMVEEMFLVLIRLFTDIRSLSLLSSFDGFEKNLITEIVHVLCFKDESYSKVSHALPEHLTRNPSFDLYLKKAADFFKPKSDKVPGLYRLKPKYFDMVDPFYVTFGASQSYEAEIIVRKRQQITHGINNYNDTFIPVRNIEKFLNNKLLFKNLFAICGSDNFGMWIKNSLELLVHLELESLATKVIHLIHICVVNSLHIFEPIFWREYQSSCTLDEVYRQSIGSLLYSFLQMSKFSNEHGKIREIFRFMKSEAPHIDINKFLEEQVQSFNKTILETSNFYMHNEYRSESSGFCCLDSKDSTTSFASISSTETEFERKKKIAKAKREKMMDKLKKQQSQFIENNLEYIEDFVPSSRCESTKTEWEYPEDTCTFCKIPRNETPLVYFGLLIDNLVDEFGDVSNFKLFSGLQGMPLAKGSQIKTQQCLTVKFCGHGSHPDCLLRHMDSQRLTYSQITKNITSAIGNSCFMCPLCSSLSNWFIPKINTMTLRTSDYLENFSPEPIFAGNEFQSELKWCAKSLSVFSSFIFQRESISFFDARVHLNQLMINTVKNIELSLRRKGADDEFIMKALNNQKLTTLKLLGDFEFFCINNSKQLAQLIRTHRETNEISESFDDYFNNLEKFTSTDPLKIINFALTGETACAYMKKLGYKSLILTIVKRSLLLNFVRLFTALKVSSFKLEAAWMENLVFPREHHVLVGLIKKFLDDNKSSFPVKLLDEIKKNLPVILDLVLDQLKVLLRRIALCVVSKYFISFHADVGSITKKINHVGKIGEINQILGYLGVDKIEGILKNLEHRHIQIFKMLINDELVSKKQLDIPLTSPFQLSVLPERLCDVCPKSYSLDYELKYKAFKNTDSAICLFCSKMMWIEHSPPWHNSRFGKCCNHVYNECAKSSSFGCFLLPKTGALLLLFGMRGTFYPAPYLNEHHEYDLEKLGTVLKLNEDLYEKFTNDIVLGSKIPDKIISVHGMANDFGGWEQF encoded by the coding sequence AtgaataaacaaaaaaaatttaatttcaacagtggcaaaaaaaatattgagcataaagaacaagaaaaacaaaatgacATTGGTAACAATAGCACCACCGAAAGTACagaaaaagtttatatAGAGgaattatcatcatttttaatattatttcctAGATTGtgcaattttaattttaataatatagcaaaaacaattttatgGCAATGTTTAttggatattttttttttgcacaGCCCTAATGATAATAGTCAGTCTGCTAGTTGCAACATCCAAATATTTGACAAATATTTGagctttttcaaaacaaaaaattggaaacaTCAATCTTATAATAAAGTACACTTAAAAGATTATTGGAGAGATAAGTTTgtagaaaaatatattcataattcCAGCAATAATGATACAGTAAAAAATTGTGAGCTTGAACACTGGCATCCATATGATTCAATGTGcaataaaaaactttttgcTACAGAGACTGTCTACTATTGTTTGGACTGCTCAAGAAGTCCACTTTATGAGATTTGTGAAGAATGCTTTGATTTTGAGTACCATAATAACCATAGGTACATTGCTAGAACATTAGGTAAAAGTGAAAGCAGAGTATGTCATTGTGGGAGTCATGATGACTTTATTGATACAAAAATAGGTAAACATTGTAAAATGCTTTCTTTTGCCGATAATTCAGTggaaatttttgatttagaTGTATTGGAAAGGCAATTCGAATGTATTTTCAATTACATTTTGGATGTTTTATTACAATCAGACACATCTAATTACTCgcaattaaataaatatttcatGATGAGCGCAAatgtaataaatatttataaacagACTGATGCAAACGGtgttaaaaatttagagAGGCTTGCCAATGAGCATTGTTTAATATTAGAAGATAGTTGCTGTAACTCATCACAATATACCCTAGCCAACGAATTAAGTTCAATCTTAGATAAACCGATTGAATATTGCCTTTCACTTGTGGATGAATTCCTACGCAACAAAAGTTTCCAAGTTATAGCACAAACTTTTGACTTATCCTTTTTAGAACAAATTCAGGCAAAACTTAAGGATAAAAGTATTCCTTCAAAAATTATCACAGTGGAACAGGTTGTGCAATATGAGATTGCACAAGAGTTAATTGCATTTGTATACATATTGCTAATAAAGTGTAATTACTCaatgaatttgaaaattgcTGTTAGAAAATGTTTATTAAACGATTGGGAATCCTCATTGTAtgcatttaaaaatatggaCATTAGAGCTTCGACTTTAAGCTCATGTGATTTAGATTTTATGAGTTCCATTACACAAAAGTGTAGTGTCATAGAGATCCcgataataaagaatttttttttcagtgatccaaatttttatttcgaTACCAACAATCTATGGCAATACGATACATCTTGCGATTTAAAAATCAATGAAGAACAGAAGAAGCAAATTTTTGACTATTTTATTCAtaacaccaaaaaaaattttttatcgaAACCATCCAAATACCAATACTTTCTGGACTGTTCATCAAGTTTGTTAACAAACTTCAATAAACTAAAATTAATCAAGATTCTAGAAAGTGCATACTCCATATCTGGAgatgattttaatatttatgcCGCTTCACAATATTTGGATTTGTATCCTAAATTAATATATCAATATTTCATCTCAGACCAAGCTTCATATAAAGCTTCTATATTAACTTCCATGTctcaatatatttttcaaaatccaAAAGTAACTAATTTGTTGGTTCATACTCCATTTTTTAGCAGAATGATAAAactatccttttttttaattaactATTCATCTGACTTTTTCCAAATCATTGACCAAGATTTTATTCCGTGCACCATTGAATTTAAATTGCCATCATCCGACAAATTACAAAgcagaaaaattatttcattCTATAAGGACATTTACTTAGCATTTTCTAGCAATACGAATCCGAAAAGTGTTTTTTCCAACCAAGAACTAATGGATACGATCTTTTGTTGTGCCCGTGCTTTTAAATCTATTGTTCCATTGAAAAGGGAAGAACTGCAACATGTGGAGTATGAAAGCTTTGATTTCCAACCCTTTTTCCAGTTCTTCAATCCTTTAATTGTAATGATAGATTCTTATATTAGAAGTATCTGTTTATGGACAGACGATTTAGATGAAAGGGCTAAGATAATCAACACTTTGTTGGAGAAGGCAGTTAATGAGGAGTTAAAGGATGTTTTGAGTGATAGGGGGGTTTCAGGTTCAGGCGATACCTACTTAGAAAATAGTACTTGTTCTTATGACGGTGATTATGCTGTTTCTGATGTTAACTTTCAATTAaatatgaataattttaaattgaaaaccCTTCAAGTATCAAACGAAAtctataaaattattgacTTCAAAGTTGGTGTCGATATTCAAAGTTTTATTCATCCGTTTTCGTACATTATCAAGTTTATTTTGCAATGGTCGTGCAGCGGCAGATACGAAAAGTTACCTGAtgattttagaaaaaaattaatgggCAAAATATTTGAGCTCAATAAGGAGACCTTATTTTGTAACCCCACCAATATGCTACTGTTATGTGAACATCCAATTTCAACTTTGGCTATGATTTCACAAATTAGATCAGGGTTTTGGATTAGAAATGGCGCACCAATTGTTTTGCAGATGAAAAAGTACACAAAAGACAATTTAAAAGAGTATACGTATTATAGTGACTTGTTCATTACTCAGTTGGGGATGTGTTACTGCTTACCAAATGAGTTTATGTGTCTAATGATTGATAGGTTTAATTTGAGAAGTTGGTTTATGGGAATTCCACTAGATGATTATCCAGATCGTGAAACAACTGTAAAAATGGTGGAGGAGATGTTTTTAGTATTGATCAGGTTATTTACCGACATTAGGTCACTTTCACTACTATCTTCCTTTGATGGATTTGAGAAAAATCTCATTACAGAAATTGTCCATGTATTGTGTTTTAAGGATGAGAGTTATAGTAAAGTGTCACATGCTCTACCTGAGCACTTGACTAGAAATCCATCATTTGATCtctatttgaaaaaagctgctgatttttttaaaccaaaGTCCGATAAAGTACCTGGTCTATATAGATTGAAGCCAAAGTACTTTGATATGGTTGATCCGTTTTATGTGACTTTTGGTGCCTCGCAATCATATGAGGCTGAAATTATTGTTCGCAAAAGGCAACAGATTACCCATggtataaataattataacgATACGTTTATCCCTGTCAGAAATAtcgaaaaatttttaaataataaattattatttaaaaatttgtttgcGATTTGCGGTTCTGATAATTTCGGTATGTGGATAAAAAACAGTCTAGAATTACTGGTTCATCTTGAATTAGAATCTTTAGCGACAAAAGTTATACATTTAATTCATATTTGTGTGGTTAACAGCCTACATATTTTTGAACCCATATTTTGGAGAGAATATCAAAGCTCCTGCACGTTGGATGAAGTTTATAGACAAAGCATAGGCTCTCTTTTATATTCGTTTCTACAAATGtctaaattttcaaatgaGCATGGGAAAATTAGGGAAATATTTAGATTCATGAAGTCTGAGGCACCTCATATTgacattaataaatttttggaGGAACAGGTACAAAGCTTTAATAAAACGATTTTAGAAACATCGAATTTTTATATGCATAACGAATATAGAAGTGAATCTTCAGGGTTTTGTTGTCTTGATTCTAAAGATTCAACCACAAGTTTTGCTAGTATTTCTAGCACAGAAACTGAAtttgaaagaaagaagaaaattgCTAAAgctaaaagagaaaagatgatggataaattgaaaaaacaacaaagtCAGTTTATAGAAAATAATCTTGAGTACATTGAGGATTTTGTCCCATCAAGTAGATGTGAGTCGACCAAAACCGAATGGGAATACCCAGAAGATACATGTACATTTTGCAAGATTCCCAGAAATGAAACGCCGCTAGTATATTTTGGACTACTCATAGATAATTTAGTGGATGAATTTGGTGATGTAtcaaatttcaaattattttcaggTTTGCAGGGAATGCCACTAGCTAAGGGTTCACAAATTAAAACACAACAATGTCTCACTGTCAAATTTTGTGGGCATGGTAGTCATCCCGATTGCTTGTTGCGACATATGGATTCACAACGCTTAACCTATTCTCAAATcactaaaaatataacatcCGCCATCGGGAATTCATGTTTTATGTGCCCATTGTGTAGTTCTCTATCAAATTGGTTTATCCCAAAAATCAATACCATGACTTTGAGAACTTCTGattatttggaaaatttttcCCCGGAGCCAATATTTGCAGGAAATGAATTCCAATCCGAATTGAAATGGTGTGCCAAATCTTTGTCTgtattttcatcatttatCTTTCAACGGGAAAgcatttccttttttgaTGCAAGGGTGCATCTAAACCAGTTGATGATTAATACGGTCAAAAATATCGAGCTATCTCTTAGAAGGAAAGGTGCGGATGACGAGTTTATTATGAAAGCTTTGAATAACCAGAAATTGACGACGCTAAAACTTTTAGGtgattttgaatttttttgcaTTAATAATTCCAAGCAATTAGCACAATTAATTAGGACGCATAGGGAGACAAATGAAATATCAGAGAGTTTTgatgattattttaataatttggaaaaGTTTACATCTACAGAtccattaaaaattataaattttgcTCTGACTGGAGAAACAGCTTGTGcatatatgaaaaaattggGATACAAAAGTTTGATACTTACCATTGTTAAACGTTCGTTGTTGCTTAATTTTGTACGTTTATTTACAGCATTAAAAGTCTCAAGCTTCAAGTTGGAGGCTGCATGGATGGAAAATTTAGTTTTTCCTCGAGAGCATCACGTTTTAGTtggtttaataaaaaaatttctcgATGACAACAAATCATCGTTCCCTGTAAAATTGCTggatgaaattaaaaaaaatttgccCGTCATATTAGATTTAGTTTTGGATCAATTGAAAGTTTTGTTGAGGAGAATTGCTCTTTGTGTAGTGTCGAAATACTTTATTTCCTTTCATGCGGATGTCGGCagtataacaaaaaaaattaatcatGTTGGCAAAATTGGAGAAATTAATCAAATATTAGGATACTTGGGTGTTGATAAAATTGAgggtattttaaaaaatttggaacATAGGCatattcaaatttttaagaTGTTAATAAATGATGAGTTGGTGTCTAAAAAACAGTTGGATATACCACTAACAAGTCCATTTCAATTAAGTGTTTTACCTGAAAGATTATGTGATGTTTGTCCTAAATCCTACTCTTTAGATTATGAATTGAAATATAaagcttttaaaaatacgGATAGTGCAATTTGCTTATTTTGCTCTAAAATGATGTGGATTGAACATTCACCACCATGGCATAATTCTAGGTTTGGTAAATGTTGTAATCATGTTTACAATGAATGCGCTAAAAGTTCAAGTTTTGgttgttttcttttaccTAAAACGGGTGCATTGCTTTTGCTTTTTGGTATGAGAGGAACATTTTATCCGGCCCCATACTTGAATGAGCATCATGAATATGATTTGGAAAAGTTGGGAACTGTGTTGAAATTAAACGAAGACTTGTATGAGAAATTTACTAATGACATTGTATTGGGAAGTAAAATACctgataaaataatatcggTACATGGGATGGCCAATGATTTTGGTGGATGGGAACAATTTTAA